CTGGGGGAAACAGAAGCGGCTTCCATACTATTTTGGTCGTGCCTGTCGCTCAGACTGACGGATTTTTTACAAAATTTAACCGGCTTGTGGAAAGACGAATATTAAATTGGTTCAGAAAAAAGGGAATGATTCAGTGGGAGGATTAAGAAGTGAGTGAAGAACAATTTGTTTGCATAGGCTGTGGAGTAAAAGTTCAAACAGAAAATCCTGATGAGCTGGGCTATGCTCCTCATTCAGCTCTGCAGAAGGAAACGATTATTTGCCAGCGCTGTTTTAGGCTGAAACATTATAATGAAGTTCAGGATGTAAGCTTGACGGATGATGATTTTCTTAAGATCCTGAATGAAATTGGACAAAGTGATGCACTTATCGTGAAGATTGTGGACATCTTTGATTTTAACGGGAGCTGGCTTCCTGGGCTCCACCGTTTTGTAGGCAACAATAAAATCCTGCTTGTAGGAAACAAAGTTGACCTTCTTCCAAAGTCGGTGAAAACAAACAAGCTGATTAACTGGATGAAGCAGGAATCAAAACAGTTGGGACTGAAACCGGAAGAAGTCTATCTGGCAAGTGCTGCGAAAGGGTACTCCATTAACGAGATTGCAGCAGCTATCGACCATTACCGGGAAGGAAAAGACGTGTATGTAGTAGGGTGTACAAATGTAGGTAAATCCACATTCATCAATCGTATATTAAAGGAAGTAACAGGTGAGGGCGATGTCATCACAACTTCCCACTTTCCTGGCACAACCCTTGATATTATCGAAATACCTTTATCTGACGGAAAAGCTTTAGTAGATACGCCAGGTATAATAAACCATCATCAAATGGCCCATTATGTAGATAAAAGGGACTTAAAGGTTATAACACCTAAAAAGGAAATAAAGCCTAAGGTTTACCAGCTGAATGAAGCGCAGACTCTGTTCTTTGGCGGACTGGCAAGGTTTGATTACATTGCCGGGGGCCGACGTTCATTTGTTTGCCATTTCTCCAATGAACTAACTATTCACCGCACCAAAACTGAAAAGGCCGATGAGCTGTATCGGAATCATGCGGGAGAGATGCTCACACCGCCAAGGGAGGAACAAATGGAAACCTTCCCGGAGCTTGTGAAACATGAATTCACAATAAAAGAACCAAAAACAGATATAGTATTTTCAGGGCTTGGCTGGATTACAGTAAATGAAGCCGGGGCCAAGGTAGCTGCATATGTTCCTAAAGGTGTCCATGCCATGATAAGGAAGTCTTTAATTTAGGCTGTGAACCTGCAGCTGCTTACGCTTTTCAAAAGGGGTGAGGAATTTTGAAAAAGCTGTTTGGGGTGATTGGGGATCCGATTTCCCATTCAATGTCCCCCGCTATGCACAATGATCTATTTGCCGCTTACAGTCTTGATGCACATTATCAGGCATTCCATATATCAAGGGAAAATCTGACGGATGCTATTATAGGGTTCAGGGCAATGGGCATTGCGGGATTTAATGTTACAGTACCGCATAAGGAGGCTATCATCCCTCTTTTAGATGAACTGGATCCCCTGGCAGAGGCTATTGGAGCAGTTAATACAGTAGTCAATCAAACCGGAAAGCTAATAGGCTATAATACGGATGGGAGCGGGTATGTAAAAGGCCTGCTGAATCAAAAACAATCAATTAAAGACAAGAAAGTGCTCATAGTGGGGGCGGGCGGAGCTGCAAGAGCCATTTATTTTACAATTGCCAAAGAAGGTCCTGAGCTTCTGGATATTTGCAATCGGACTCCAAAGAGGGCGGAACAAATTATAAATGATTGCCCTTTCCGTGTCCCGGCGCGAGTGCTGAGCAGACCGGACGCAGAAGGAAGCCTCGAGACATACGATCTAATAGTTCAGACTACATCGATAGGGATGCATCCGGAAATTGGCCAAAGCCCGCTTTCAGTACATAAGCTTAAGCCTGGAGCCTTTGTCAGTGATATCATATACAACCCGCTTGAAACAAAGCTTCTGACTGAGGCTGCTGAAAAGGGTGCGGGAATTCAGAATGGAATCGATATGTTTGTATATCAGGGTGCACTTGCTTTCGAGATGTGGACTGGTATTGGACCTGACATTGAAAGAATGAGACATAAAGTTTTAAATCAGCTGGGAGGATTATCATGCTAACAGGAAAGCAAAAACGTTTTTTACGATCAAAAGCCCACCATTTAAACCCGATTTTCCAAGTAGGAAAGGGCGGGGTAAATGAAAATATGATTAAACAAGTTGGAGAAGCACTGGAAGCCCGTGAATTATTAAAGGTTTCAGTCCTTCAAAACTGTGAAGAAGACAGGGATACGGCGCAGCAGCTGTCAAAAGGTACAAAGGCTGATGTTGTACAAATCATCGGGAATATAATTGTTTTATATAAAGAATCGAAAGAAAACAAACAAATCGACTTGCCGTAAATTTCTTCAGCATAAAACTGGAAAGCATGGAGGAGTGTAAATGGAAAAGGTAGGCATACTTGGAGGGACCTTTAATCCGCCTCATTTAGGCCATCTCATTATCGCGAATGAGGTAATGTCTTCTCATGGTTTGGATGAAATCTGGTTTATGCCGAACCATGAACCTCCCCATAAAAAGCGGTCTGATAATGTGAGCAGCGGTGATCGTACAGAAATGCTGAAACTGGCATTGCAGAGCCATCCCGGCTTTAAATTGCAATTGATTGAGCTGGAGCGCGATGGTCCTTCATTTACCTACGATACAATCAGGATTTTGAAGGAAAACTATCCTCAAAAGCAATTTTATTTTATTATTGGAGCTGACATGGTTGAGTATCTGCCCAAGTGGCATAACATTGACAAACTTCTTGAATTGATTACCTTTATAGGAGTGAGGCGGCCATCTTACAATCTGCAGACTCCGTATCCGATTCTTTATGCTGACGTTCCTGAAATGGGGATATCCTCGAGTATGATCAGAAGCCGTGTAAAGGAAGGCGGAACTATTCGCTATCTGGTACCGGATGCTATACGGAGTTATATAAAGGAGAATCATTTATATGAATCGTGAACAGGCTCTTGCAATTGTAAAGGAACAGCTGACTGAACATCGCTACCTTCATACAGTAGGAGTGATGGAAACAGCCATTAACCTTGCAGCGAAATATGGTGCTGATACAAAGAAAGCGGAACTGGCGGCTATTTTTCATGATTATGCTAAGTTTCGCCCTAAGGAAGAGATGAGGGAAATTATCATTAAGGAAGGAATGCCAAGTGAGCTTTTGGAGTACAATAGTGAACTTTGGCATGCTCCCGTCGGTGCTTTTCTGACGGAGAAGGAAGCAGGAATTAATGATAAAGAGGTTTTGGATGCTATAAGGTACCATACTTCCGGCAGGCCGGGAATGGTGCTTCTTGAAAAGATCATATATCTTGCGGATTATATTGAACCTGGAAGGCACTTTCCAGGTGTTGGTGAAGTGCGTGATTTAGCGGAGACAAATCTGAACAAAGCCTTAATCAAGGCCGTCCAAAATACCATCATGTTTTTAATGAAAAAAGGGCAGCCGGTTTTTCCAGCGTCCTTTCAAACTTATAATGACCTTGTAATGAATAAGGAGGACTGATTAGATGAATGAAAATACATTGCTGATGACAGCAGTTAAAGCAGCAGACGATAAACGGGCAGAAGATATAACAGTACTTAATATGAAAGGCATTTCTCTGATTTCGGACTACTTTGTAATTTGCCACGGCAACTCAGATAAACAAGTTCAGGCCATTGCTCGGGAAATGAAAGAAAAATCTGAAGAACACGGGTTTGCTGTTAAAAGGATGGAAGGTTTTGATGAAGCAAGGTGGATTCTAGTCGATATGGGTGATATAGTTGCTCATATTTTCCATAAGGATGAAAGAAGCTACTATAATCTGGAAAGACTTTGGGGCGATGCACCGGTCGAGAACGTTCAGGGCATGCTTAACCAATGAGCTACGGAAAGTTCGCTTATCTCTATGACAGGCTAATGGAAGATGTTCCTTATGACAGCTGGATTAAATTGGTCAATGAAAAGCATGCGGAATTTAATGTGCCCGGAAAAAAACTGCTGGACCTTGCCTGCGGCACAGGCCAGCTTTCTATAAGGCTAAGTAAACAGGGGTATGATGTTACTGGTGTGGACTTATCAGAGGATATGCTGGCTGTTGCACAGGCAAAGGCAGAACAGAACGGTCTGCAAATCCCCTTTTACCTGCAAAACATGGCTGAACTTGAAGGATTCAGTGAATTTGACATTATTGGCATTTTTTGTGATTCTTTAAATTATCTGAAGACGGAATCAGAGGTGAAGGACACCTTCATGAGGGCCCGCGCCCATTTGAAAAGGGATGGTCTTTTTATATTTGATGTTCACTCCATTTATAAAATCATGCAGATATTTATGAACCAGACATTTGCTGAAAATGATGAGGAAATTTCATATATCTGGCACAGCTATCAGGGTGAATATCCTAATTCTGTGGAGCATGATCTTTCATTTTTTGTCCTGGAAGAAGAAACCGGAAAGTATGACCGCTATGACGAACTTCACTTCCAGCGTACGTATCCTATTGATCAATATGAAAATTGGCTTAGAGAATGCGGATTTGAACTGCTAGACATTTCAGCAGATTTTGAAGAGGGCCCTCCAGGCAGTCAGGCTGAAAGAATCATTTTTATTGCAAAGAAAAGGAACTAATATATATTACAGCCGGACTGTGAAGCAATCCGGCTGTTTTTTAGAAAAAGAAGGATTCTTTCCATTAACATCGAATAGCTAATGGAGAGAATACTGTTTCTTTACCTCAATAAGATCTTCGTCATACTTGGAATGTGTTGCCTGGAATAAGTGCTCAAATACTGTGCCAAGCTCGCTTTCAAGAATCTTAATTCCCTCTCCTGTAATTCCTCCTTTGACGCATACCTTCTCCTGTAATGTCGGCAATGTATAAAATCCCTTTTTCAGTAAATCCCCAAGTCCGATCAGCATCTCTCCTGCAAGCTTTGTGGCTGTTTCTTTATCAATCTCCGTTTCTGCAACTGCCGCGTTGATGAAGCGCTGTGTCAAATAGCTGAAAAAGGCAGGTCCGCAGCTGACAATATCTGAAGAAACCCGTGTAATATTTTCCTCGATAAAGACAGGCGTGGAGATGCTTTCAAAAAGCTTATGAAGTATCCCTTTCCAATGCTCGCTGCACTGTTCACCGAATGATAAAAGCGAAACCCCCGATAAGGCCCGATTTGTTATGCTTGGAATCGTCCTGGCTGCTGAACAGGGCAGAATAGATTCAAGCTGTTTTACACTAATAGGGCTGGTTATTGAAACTACACATTTATCTTTTGACAGGGACGGCAAAATATCCTGAACGACATTATACACATCATGAGGCTTTACACAAATGAAGATAAGTGAAGAACGATGTGCGGCCTCTCTTGCGTTATTTACAACTGTAATATCCGGATGAGTTTCCTTTATATCCATCGCTTTTGCCGCTGTCCGATTGGTAATTGTCATGGAGGATGGGGAAACGGTTCCGCCATCGAGGAAAGCCTCGGTCAGTATTCTCCCCATGTTACCTGTGCCAATTATACCGATTTTCATTGCTTTATCCCTCCTTCAAAAGCAAGCTCTCTCATATAACGATATGTATCAAAAACACATTTATTCCAAAAAGAAAGGATTGATCCTTAATGGCTCAATGGATAAAAACACATAAAATTTACGCTTTAGGAGCCGCCATTGCACTGGCTGCCTTCCTCTATTATTTTTTCATGCCTGTTCAAGAGGCTGAATTATTGCCTGAGATTGAACAGACAGTTCAATTAAATGAAAAGGAAGATGATGATAAAGAAATGGAAAC
This window of the Cytobacillus pseudoceanisediminis genome carries:
- the yqeH gene encoding ribosome biogenesis GTPase YqeH; its protein translation is MSEEQFVCIGCGVKVQTENPDELGYAPHSALQKETIICQRCFRLKHYNEVQDVSLTDDDFLKILNEIGQSDALIVKIVDIFDFNGSWLPGLHRFVGNNKILLVGNKVDLLPKSVKTNKLINWMKQESKQLGLKPEEVYLASAAKGYSINEIAAAIDHYREGKDVYVVGCTNVGKSTFINRILKEVTGEGDVITTSHFPGTTLDIIEIPLSDGKALVDTPGIINHHQMAHYVDKRDLKVITPKKEIKPKVYQLNEAQTLFFGGLARFDYIAGGRRSFVCHFSNELTIHRTKTEKADELYRNHAGEMLTPPREEQMETFPELVKHEFTIKEPKTDIVFSGLGWITVNEAGAKVAAYVPKGVHAMIRKSLI
- the aroE gene encoding shikimate dehydrogenase; this encodes MKKLFGVIGDPISHSMSPAMHNDLFAAYSLDAHYQAFHISRENLTDAIIGFRAMGIAGFNVTVPHKEAIIPLLDELDPLAEAIGAVNTVVNQTGKLIGYNTDGSGYVKGLLNQKQSIKDKKVLIVGAGGAARAIYFTIAKEGPELLDICNRTPKRAEQIINDCPFRVPARVLSRPDAEGSLETYDLIVQTTSIGMHPEIGQSPLSVHKLKPGAFVSDIIYNPLETKLLTEAAEKGAGIQNGIDMFVYQGALAFEMWTGIGPDIERMRHKVLNQLGGLSC
- the yhbY gene encoding ribosome assembly RNA-binding protein YhbY, which encodes MLTGKQKRFLRSKAHHLNPIFQVGKGGVNENMIKQVGEALEARELLKVSVLQNCEEDRDTAQQLSKGTKADVVQIIGNIIVLYKESKENKQIDLP
- a CDS encoding nicotinate-nucleotide adenylyltransferase, which gives rise to MEKVGILGGTFNPPHLGHLIIANEVMSSHGLDEIWFMPNHEPPHKKRSDNVSSGDRTEMLKLALQSHPGFKLQLIELERDGPSFTYDTIRILKENYPQKQFYFIIGADMVEYLPKWHNIDKLLELITFIGVRRPSYNLQTPYPILYADVPEMGISSSMIRSRVKEGGTIRYLVPDAIRSYIKENHLYES
- the yqeK gene encoding bis(5'-nucleosyl)-tetraphosphatase (symmetrical) YqeK → MNREQALAIVKEQLTEHRYLHTVGVMETAINLAAKYGADTKKAELAAIFHDYAKFRPKEEMREIIIKEGMPSELLEYNSELWHAPVGAFLTEKEAGINDKEVLDAIRYHTSGRPGMVLLEKIIYLADYIEPGRHFPGVGEVRDLAETNLNKALIKAVQNTIMFLMKKGQPVFPASFQTYNDLVMNKED
- the rsfS gene encoding ribosome silencing factor encodes the protein MNENTLLMTAVKAADDKRAEDITVLNMKGISLISDYFVICHGNSDKQVQAIAREMKEKSEEHGFAVKRMEGFDEARWILVDMGDIVAHIFHKDERSYYNLERLWGDAPVENVQGMLNQ
- a CDS encoding class I SAM-dependent DNA methyltransferase, producing MSYGKFAYLYDRLMEDVPYDSWIKLVNEKHAEFNVPGKKLLDLACGTGQLSIRLSKQGYDVTGVDLSEDMLAVAQAKAEQNGLQIPFYLQNMAELEGFSEFDIIGIFCDSLNYLKTESEVKDTFMRARAHLKRDGLFIFDVHSIYKIMQIFMNQTFAENDEEISYIWHSYQGEYPNSVEHDLSFFVLEEETGKYDRYDELHFQRTYPIDQYENWLRECGFELLDISADFEEGPPGSQAERIIFIAKKRN
- the comER gene encoding late competence protein ComER, with product MKIGIIGTGNMGRILTEAFLDGGTVSPSSMTITNRTAAKAMDIKETHPDITVVNNAREAAHRSSLIFICVKPHDVYNVVQDILPSLSKDKCVVSITSPISVKQLESILPCSAARTIPSITNRALSGVSLLSFGEQCSEHWKGILHKLFESISTPVFIEENITRVSSDIVSCGPAFFSYLTQRFINAAVAETEIDKETATKLAGEMLIGLGDLLKKGFYTLPTLQEKVCVKGGITGEGIKILESELGTVFEHLFQATHSKYDEDLIEVKKQYSLH